A window of Erpetoichthys calabaricus chromosome 12, fErpCal1.3, whole genome shotgun sequence contains these coding sequences:
- the LOC114662992 gene encoding zinc finger protein OZF-like → MDLLSISIKKESDLEYGEYKEDITDLNISAAIKVEIPNLQSDEDDIATNQDSETKVECIDWRLEPGKKEPSPIKEIVRNDLPDQDLKVCSTTERKIKTISCRQNGDTNKQKSDTQTPQMIIVSGEKRYKCSSCGKAFSHLSRLKTHLRVHTGEKPYSCTECSKTFGHLSHLKIHQRIHTGEKPFGCAECSKTFSQLNHLKRHQRIHSTEKSFKCSECGNSFHRLLTLKIHQRSHLGDKPYICSECGKSFSKFSNLKTHLRTHTGEKPYSCVECSKTFSQLNHLKRHRRIHTGEKPYSCAECGNVFSRSLTLKMHQRIHTGERPYVCSECGKTFSKVTNLQTHQRIHTGEKPYSCKECGKTFSQLTHLKAHRWIHVGEKPYNCLDCGKSFSRMLTLKTHQRIHTGERPYVCPDCGKTFSEFTNLNTHLRIHTGEKPYSCVECGKGFSQSAHLKAHQWVHTGEKPYRCTECGKSFIHLLSLKRHHSRCHMIMLNAMESSVTY, encoded by the coding sequence ATGGATCTCTTGTCAATCAGTATTAAGAAAGAGAGTGACTTAGAGTATGGAGAATACAAAGAGGACATTACTGATCTGAACATTTCAGCTGCTATTAAAGTCGAGATTCCAAATTTGCAGTCTGACGAGGACGACATCGCCACAAATCAGGATTCTGAAACCAAAGTAGAGTGTATTGATTGGAGGCTAGAGCCAGGAAAGAAGGAGCCTAGTCCCATCAAAGAGATTGTCCGTAATGATCTACCTGACCAAGATCTTAAAGTCTGTAGCACTACAGAacgaaaaattaaaacaattagttGTCGTCAGAATGGGGATACAAACAAGCAGAAATCTGACACTCAGACACCTCAAATGATAATAGTGTCTGGTGAAAAACGATATAAATGTTCTAGCTGTGGGAAGGCATTCAGTCATTTATCTCGCCTGAAAACACACCTGAGAGTCCACACCGGAGAAAAACCGTATAGTTGCACTGAGTGTAGCAAAACCTTCGGTCATTTATCCCACTTAAAAATACACCAGAGGATTCACACGGGAGAAAAACCCTTCGGTTGTGCCGAATGCAGCAAGACGTTTAGCCAGCTGAATCACCTCAAAAGACATCAGAGGATTCACAGCACTGAAAAATCGTTTAAATGTTCTGAGTGTGGTAATAGTTTCCATCGGTTATTAACCCTTAAAATACACCAAAGGAGCCACTTGGGAGATAAGCCATAtatttgttctgaatgtgggaagtCCTTCAGTAAGTTTTCCAACCTTAAAACACACCTGAGaactcacacaggagagaagccctaCAGTTGTGTGGAGTGCTCAAAGACCTTTAGTCAATTAAATCACCTTAAAAGACACCggagaattcacacaggagagaaaccgTATAGTTGCGCCGAATGTGGCAATGTTTTTAGCAGGTCACTGACGCTTAAAATGCACCAGAGGATCCACACGGGAGAGAGGCCCTAcgtgtgttctgaatgtggcaagaccTTCAGTAAGGTGACCAATCTTCAGACCCATCAgaggattcacactggagagaaaccatatagTTGCAAAGAATGCGGAAAGACCTTCAGCCAGTTAACTCACCTTAAAGCTCATCGGTGGATTCACGTCGGAGAGAAACCGTACAACTGCCTTGATTGTGGGAAGTCCTTCAGCCGAATGTTGACCCTTAAAACTCACCAGAGAATTCACACGGGAGAAAGGCCTTACGTTTGCCCAGACTGCGGCAAAACGTTTAGCGAATTTACCAACCTTAATACCCACTTGAGGATTCATACAGGTGAGAAGCCATACAGTTGTGTTGAATGTGGGAAGGGCTTCAGTCAGTCAGCCCACCTAAAAGCACATCAGTgggttcacacgggagagaaaccATACCGTTGTACCGAATGTGGGAAGTCGTTCATTCACTTATTAAGTCTTAAAAGACACCACAGCCGATGCCACATGATCATGCTAAATGCGATGGAATCTTCAGTGACTTACTGA